A single region of the Betta splendens chromosome 12, fBetSpl5.4, whole genome shotgun sequence genome encodes:
- the ttc28 gene encoding tetratricopeptide repeat protein 28 isoform X2: MEKQRGRKEKFSLFGSRASSRATGAPSSSSSSPVVPPRPDRACGGLSKAEFLECVRRSNQACQQGEYALAVRLYSEALTADPQNCILYSNRSAAYLRLGQYNTALDDAIKARLINPKWPKAYFRQGVALQFLGRHADALAAFASGLAQDPKSLQLLVGMVEAAMKSSLRDTLEPTYQQLQRMKLDKSPFVVVSVVGQELLSHGFHGASVVVLEAGLKIGTCSLKLRGSVFSALSSAYWSLGNAEKSLAYMQQDLEVTKTLGDQSGECRAHGNLGSALFSKGSYREALANHRHQLVLAMKLKDREAASAALSSLGHVYTAIGDYPNALASHKQCVLLARQTQCRLSEARQLGNMGAVYTALGDVANAVQCHEQHLEMAKTLENRREEARAYSNLGSAYHSQRDFDKAVSFHRRVLQLARDLGDRAIEMRAYAGLGHAARCMQDMDGARQHHQRQLEMAQELQDRAAQGRACSNLGIIHQMKGEYEAALKLHKAHLSLVQELGDYAAQGRAYGNMGNAYHALGIYDQAVRYHRQELQISLEVNDRSSQASTHGNLAVAYQALGAHDRALQHYLHHLSIAQELQDSQSEARALANLGNFHSWRGEYAQALPYYQKYLALAPGLQDLEGEGKVCHNLGYAHCCLGQYRDAVRYYEQDLALAKDLQDKLAQAKAYCNLGLAHKALGEFSKAEECQRYLLSLAQALDNTQAVFRAFGNLGDLCVCRADLSGAVRFYQQQLSLAQQVSNRKMEADAYSALGSVHRLLRQLEAALSFHSQELTLRKDLGDQRGECRSLGHLAAVHMALGDYATTLQCYEGQLGLAQGLRDAQLEAQVHGNMGITKINMGVFEEAIGYFEQQLAMLQQLSGTESMLDRGRAYGNLADCYDALGDYEEAIQYYEKYLTVAQSLSRVQDQEKAYRGLGSSHRSMGSLQQALVCFEKRLVVAHELGGAAGGKAQAYGELGTLHSQLGNYEQALSCLEHQLHIARTAGDTSLEAEASDALGSVYHLMADNETALQWHQRALDIAEQTGCVRSQGRAYGNLGLSYECLGNYERAVVFQEQHLSIAAQTSDLTAKTLAYGSLGRIHHVLQNYAQAVMYLQEGLRLAEQLGRREDEAKIRHRLGLSLWASGNLEEAQHQLYRASVLFETIRHEMQHSKDYKLSLFDLQTSSYQALQRVLVSLGRYEEALAIAERGRTRAFADLLVERQKGSQQAVSADPYIPVTVEHILETVNGQKAMVLYYSLAGGFLYSWLICPGAGIVKFNEVYLAETGAEASELQDAGGGGTAGVHLPLDQYIANAREALGVDSHASRVCSSSETESEAGDLLEQQFEELNHKLSPATDPTGYLRMVSRNNLFNRSCQSMTSLYSTTVSPAKDALGSPLSQSSSVSKPPLRALYDLLIAPMEVGLMHISGPVGRHRQLILVLEGELYLIPFALLKGSSSNEYLYERFSLISVPSLASLGATVRPHPRRSGPLLCSDGGSVAAVIGAPQLPPSVMDRWLWGPLPSAEDEALWLGEQLGCRPLTGTSATKERVLAALSQTECVHFATHISWKLAAVVLAPSPEHAAGEGPGGRAKQKSVCRASASVETTNQDKTQGHSSPERLPGAEDTGEDVESVCDSPSLQDFLLTAADILDLCLSVKLVVLRSYSESSSRVTADGVVGLTRAFLAAGVQCVCVSLWPVPVAASKLFTHTLYTALLNGTKASYALTEAMKALQSSKHFSHPSNWAGYMLIGNDVTLNSPMSLVGQALTEILQHPERARDALRVLLHLVEKSLQRMQSGQSNPMYTSQQSVENKVGGVPGWQALLSAVGFRLDFSGSGAGLPAAVFFPTSDPGDRLQQCSTTLQSLLGLSPPALQALCKLVSACEAGEQLIHKLHQVLVQLQSGDKEQDFSLAPIQVSISVQLWRLPGCHEFLAALGFDLCEVGQEEVVLKTGKQASRRTMHFALQSLLALFDSTELPKRLSMDSSSSLESLSSSQSASQPHSLPLSFSCYPPQPSFIPPACPDNLSCDAISVYSLSSLASSLSFLSRPEPAGSDIISQRSHQQEPERARGGGLYRHSGALPRGRLGNHEGGEDEAYEGYSIISSEPLGRGGRDCDTLPLPAGHRYSRGTAGRHGYPVSNSSKGSLSTPTSPIKAPPPAPPQTLPNRHQQESSSPQKTMKGKVSSSDSDQSSTETDSTVKSQEERKGPAGQMDPQKLAQKILEETQSHMQAVENMQKANVRGTTLGAPEAHARQQSVSTPTTPTLTPNGGARGFQPSETSAFSRPPSRASLTASSSPLSLSTHLSPLSASIPTPPPTRPKPPSRSSSLQKISSAHSSASSLVPGLPSPDVNMLAHLKPKRPIHISPSGSNADSAPSPALSYSPTGSVSASSSPANTPKLNPSVQESRVHSTHDLKTLWADTSQKHDVPCPASLLRGGNKKMSTVQKDVLGLLSLSPRHQPVRKNTEAPEDQNLEHRPNGQPKLEAKPHPSPHSNSKGGIKLPSGNGYKLLSPGHFFPSSKC, translated from the exons GCCTACTTTCGTCAGGGCGTCGCCCTGCAGTTCTTGGGCCGCCACGCAGATGCTCTGGCGGCGTTCGCCTCCGGCCTGGCCCAGGACCCCAAgagcctgcagctgcttgtGGGCATGGTGGAGGCGGCCATGAAGTCGTCCCTCAGAG ACACCCTTGAGCCGACctaccagcagctgcagaggatgaaGCTGGACAAAAGCCCGTTCGTGGTGGTGTCCGTGGTGgggcaggagctgctgagccaCGGCTTCCACGGCGCCTCCGTGGTGGTGCTGGAGGCGGGGCTGAAGATCGGCACGTGCTCGCTGAAGCTGCGCGGCTCCGTGTTCTCCGCCCTGAGCTCGGCCTACTGGTCTCTGGGCAACGCCGAGAAGAGCCTGGCCTACATGCAGCAGGACCTGGAGGTGACCAAGACCTTGG GCGACCAGTCGGGCGAATGCCGGGCTCACGGGAACCTGGGCTCCGCCCTCTTCTCCAAAGGCAGCTACAGAGAAGCTCTGGCCAATCACAGGCACCAGCTAGTGCTGGCCATGAAGCTGAAGGACAGAGAA GCAGCGTCCGCCGCCCTCAGCAGCCTGGGCCACGTGTACACGGCCATCGGCGACTACCCCAACGCGCTGGCGAGCCACAAGCAGTGCGTCCTGCTGGCCAGACAGACCCAGTGCCGCCTCTCGGAggccaggcagctgggcaacatGGGCGCCGTGTACACGGCGCTGGGAGACGTGGCCAACGCGGTCCAGTGCCACGAGCAGCACCTGGAAATGGCCAAG ACGCTGGAGAACCGGCGCGAGGAGGCCCGGGCCTACAGCAACCTGGGCAGCGCCTACCACTCCCAGCGGGACTTCGACAAGGCCGTGTCCTTCCACCGCCGcgtgctgcagctggcgcgggaCCTCGGCGACAGGGCCATCGAGATGCGGGCCTACGCCGGGCTGGGCCACGCGGCCCGCTGCATGCAG GACATGGACGGGGCCCGTCAGCACCACCAGCGCCAGCTGGAGATGgcccaggagctgcaggacagagcgGCGCAGGGCCGGGCCTGCTCCAACCTGG GCATCATACACCAGATGAAGGGGGAGTATGAGGCGGCACTGAAGCTCCATAAAGCCCACCTGTCCCTTGTCCAGGAGCTGGGGGACTACGCTGCCCAGGGCAGGGCCTACGGAAACATGGGCAACGCCTATCACGCGCTTGGCATCTACGACCAAGCCGTGCGCTACCACCGACAGGAGTTGCAGATCTCCCTGGAG gtgaATGACCGCTCATCGCAGGCCTCCACTCACGGCAACCTGGCCGTGGCGTACCAGGCGCTGGGCGCTCACGACCGGGCTCTCCAGCACTACCTTCATCACCTGAGCATCGCACAAGAGCTCCAAGACAGTCAAAGTGAAGCCAGAGCACTAG CAAACCTGGGCAACTTCCACAGCTGGAGAGGTGAATACGCTCAGGCGCTGCCGTACTACCAGAAGTACCTGGCTCTGGCTCCAGGGTTGCAGGACCTGGAGGGGGAAGGCAAAGTCTGCCACAACTTGGGCTACGCCCACTGCTGCCTCGGACAGTACCGAGACGCCGTCAG GTATTATGAGCAGGACCTGGCCTTGGCTAAAGATCTCCAGGATAAACTGGCCCAGGCTAAAGCCTATTGTAACCTTGGTCTGGCCCACAAAGCACTGGGGGAGTTCAGCAAAGCAGAGGAGTGTCAGAGATACCTTCTCTCTCTAGCTCAAGCTCTGGATAACACACAG GCCGTGTTCAGAGCCTTCGGGAACCTCGGCGACTTGTGCGTTTGTCGGGCCGACCTTTCAGGAGCTGTGAGGTTctaccagcagcagctgagcctgGCTCAGCAGGTCAGCAATCGGAAGATGGAGGCAGATGCCTACTCAGCACTGGGATCGGTTCACAG GCTGCTCCGCCAGCTGGAGGCAGCCTTGTCCTTCCACAGCCAGGAGCTGACCCTCAGAAAGGATTTGGGCGATCAACGCGGGGAGTGCCGTTCCCTTGGCCACCTGGCGGCCGTGCATATGGCCTTAGGCGACTATGCTACAACCCTCCAGTGTTATGAGGGCCAGCTGGGCCTGGCGCAGGGGCTCAGGGATGCCCAACTGGAAGCCCAGGTCCACGGGAACATGGGCATCACCAAAATAAACATGGGGGTGTTTGAGGAGGCCATTGGCTactttgagcagcagctggccatgctgcagcagctgagcgggACTGAGAGCATGTTGGACAGAGGCAGGGCCTATGGGAACCTGGCAGACTGCTATGACGCCCTGGGAGACTATGAGGAGGCCATTCAATACTATGAAAAGTACCTGACGGTGGCTCAGAGTCTCAGCCGTGTCCAGGACCAGGAAAAGGCCTACAGAGGACTGGGAAGTTCACACAG atcCATGGGCAGCCTTCAGCAAGCGCTGGTGTGCTTTGAAAAGCGCCTGGTGGTCGCCCACGAGCTGGGCGGGGCGGCGGGCGGCAAGGCCCAGGCGTACGGGGAGCTGGGCACCCTGCACAGCCAGCTGGGCAACTACGAGCAGGCCCTCTCGTGCCTGGAGCACCAGCTCCACATCGCACGCACAGCAGGG GACACGTCCCTGGAAGCGGAGGCGAGCGATGCACTCGGATCCGTCTACCATCTGATGGCAGACAACGAGACGGCGCTACAG TGGCATCAGCGGGCTCTGGATATAGCGGAGCAGACAGGATGCGTAAGGAGCCAGGGTCGCGCCTATGGCAACTTGGGACTGAGCTATGAATGTTTGGGCAACTATGAGCGGGCCGTGGTGTTTCAGGAGCAGCACCTGAGCATAGCAGCCCAGACCAGCGATCTGACAGCTAAGACTCTGGCCTACGGGAGCCTGGGCAGGATTCACCACGTGCTGCAGAACTACGCCCAGGCTGTGATGTACCTGCAGGAAG GTCTGCGTCTGGCGGAGCAGTTAGGTCGGAGGGAAGATGAAGCTAAGATACGCCATCGTCTGGGTCTGTCTCTCTGGGCCAGTGGGAACCTGGAGGAGGCTCAGCACCAG TTGTACAGAGCGTCTGTGTTATTCGAGACCATTCGTCATGAGATGCAGCACAGCAAGGATTACAAGCTCTCTCTGTTTGACCTGCAAACCAGCTCGTACCAGGCTCTCCAGAGGGTCCTCGTCAGCCTCG GTCGATATGAGGAGGCGCTAGCCATAGCTGAACGGGGCCGAACTCGTGCCTTTGCTGATCTTCTGGTTGAACGCCAGAAGGGAAGTCAACAAGCAGTGAGCGCTGACCCTTACATCCCGGTTACTGTGGAGCACATCCTGGAGACGGTCAATGGTCAGAAGGCCATGGTGCTCTACTACTCTCTGGCAGGAGGCTTTCTCTACAGCTGGCTCATTTGTCCAGGAGCAG GTATCGTGAAGTTTAACGAGGTGTACCTCGCAGAGACTGGAGCGGAGGCATCTGAGTTACAggatgctggaggagggggaacgGCTGGAGTTCACCTGCCTCTGGACCAGTACATCGCCAACGCCAGGGAGGCCCTGGGGGTGGACAGCCACGCCAGCAGAGTTTGCTCCAGCAGCGAGACGGAGAGCGAAGCAGGGGACCTGTTGGAGCAGCAGTTCGAGGAGCTGAACCACAAACTGTCTCCGGCCACGGATCCCACGGGATACCTGCGCATGGTGTCCAGGAACAACCTCTtcaacag GAGCTGCCAGAGTATGACCAGCCTCTACAGCACCACAGTGTCTCCGGCGAAGGACGCCTTGGGTTCTCCTCTTTCCCAGTCCAGCAGCGTCAGCAAGCCGCCTCTGCGGGCGCTTTACGATCTACTCATAGCACCAATGGAAGTG GGCTTGATGCACATCAGTGGACCAGTGGGGAGACACAGGCAGCTCATATTAGTGCTGGAGGGAGAATTGTACCTGATCCCATTTGCCTTGCTGAAGGGCAGCTCCTCGAACGAGTACCTGTACGAACGCTTTAGTCTTATCTCTGTGCCATCTCTAGCCAGCCTGGGAGCCACTGTCAGG CCTCATCCTCGCCGCAGTGGACCTTTACTTTGCTCAGACGGAGGTTCAGTGGCGGCGGTGATTGGCGCTCCTCAGCTTCCCCCCAGTGTCATGGACCGCTGGCTGTGGGGCCCCTTACCCTCAGCTGAAGATGAGGCCCTTTGGCTGGGGGAACAGCTGGGATGCCGACCTCTAACTGGAACCAGTGCCACCAAGGAGCGCGTTTTAGCAGCTCTCAGTCAAACCGAGTGTGTTCACTTTGCTACTCATATATCCTGGAAGCTCGCCGCCGTGGTGCTTGCCCCCAGCCCAGAGCACGCTGCAGGGGAGGGGCCCGGTGGCCGAGCCAAGCAGAAATCAGTGTGCAGGGCATCGGCCTCAGTTGAGACCACAAATCAGGATAAGACCCAGGGTCATAGCAGCCCAGAGAGACTCCCAGGAGCAGAAGATACGGGTGAGGACGTGGAGAGCGTGTGTGATAGTCCATCACTTCAGGacttcctcctcactgctgcagACATACTGGacctctgtttgtctgtgaaaCTGGTGGTTCTGAG GTCGTACTCAGAGTCCAGCAGCAGGGTGACGGCCGATGGGGTGGTGGGTCTGACCCGAGCCTTCCTGGCTGCaggggtccagtgtgtgtgcgtgtctctgtggcCTGTACCAGTAGCTGCGTCCAaactcttcacacacactttgtacaCAGCTCTTCTCAACGGGACCAAAGCCAGCTACGCACTGACGGAGGCCATGAAGGCTCTGCAAAGCAGCAAGCACTTCTCACACCCCTCCAACTGGGCGG GTTACATGCTCATTGGTAACGATGTGACCCTGAACAGCCCAATGTCGCTGGTTGGCCAAGCGCTGACTGAGATTCTCCAGCACCCAGAAAGGGCCAGAGATGCTCTGCGAGTGTTGTTACACCTG GTGGAGAAGTCGCTGCAGCGCATGCAGAGCGGCCAGTCGAATCCAATGTACACGTCTCAACAAAGCGTGGAGAATAAG GTCGGAGGGGTCCCCGGGTGGCAGGCCCTTCTGTCTGCCGTGGGTTTCCGGCTGGACTTCTCTGGCAGCGGAGCCGGTCTCCCTGCGGCGGTTTTCTTCCCCACGTCGGATCCTGGAGACCGGCTGCAACAGTGCAGCACGACTCTGCAGTCCCTGCTTG GTCTTagtcctccagctctgcaggctCTGTGCAAGCTGGTTTCAGCATGTGAGGCCGGAGAGCAGCTCATTCATAAG CTCCACCAAGTGCTGGTTCAGTTGCAATCGGGCGACAAAGAGCAAGACTTTTCACTGGCTCCGATTCAGGTGTCCATAAGTGTGCAGCTATGGAGGCTTCCAGGCTGCCATGAGTTCCTGGCAGCGCTCG GGTTTGATCTCTGTGAGGTGggtcaggaggaggtggtgctgaAGACTGGGAAGCAGGCCAGCAGACGCACCATGCACTTTGCCCTTCAGTCTCTTTTAGCACTGTTTG ACTCCACAGAGCTTCCCAAACGCCTGAGCATGGACAGTTCCTCCTCTCTGgagtctctgtcctcctcccagTCGGCGTCCCAACCTCACTCCTTACCCCTCTCCTTCAGTTGCTACCCACCGCAGCCCTCCTTCATACCCCCGGCCTGCCCCGACAACCTCTCCTGTGATGCCATCTCTGTCTACAGCCTCAGCTCGCTCGCCTCCTCTCTCAGTTTCCTGTCCCGGCCTGAGccggcaggaagtgacatcatcagCCAGCGCTCGCATCAACAGGAGCCAGAGAGGGCTCGCGGAGGGGGCCTCTATCGCCATTCAGGTGCCCTGCCAAGAGGCCGACTGGGTAACCATGAAGGAGGGGAGGACGAGGCGTACGAGGGCTACTCCATCATAAGCAGTGAGCCGttagggcgaggggggaggGACTGTGACACGCTGCCTCTACCCGCCGGACACCGATATAGCAGAGGTACTGCTGGGAGGCATGGGTATCCTGTATCCAATTCCTCCAAGGGAAGCCTCAGCACGCCAACGTCTCCAATTAAagctccaccaccagcaccgCCCCAAACGCTTCCCAACAGACACCAGCAGGAAAG CTCATCTCCACAGAAAACTATGAAAGGCAAGGTCAGCAGCTCAGATTCAGACCAGTCGAGCACAGAGACCGACAGCACAGTCAAGTcccaggaggagaggaaaggaccGGCCGGACAGATGGATCCCCAGAAACTGGCCCAGAAGATCCTCGAGGAGACCCAAAGCCACATGCAAGCTGTGGAGAATATGCAGAAAGCAAATGTCAGAGGAACAACATTGGGGGCCCCTGAGGCACATGCCAGACAGCAATCTGTCTCCACTCCCACAACCCCAACTCTGACTCCAAATGGAGGAGCGCGAGGGTTTCAGCCCTCAGAGACCAGCGCATTCAGCAGACCTCCCAGCAGAGCAAGTCTAAcggcctcttcctctcctctctcgctctcaacTCACCTTTCCCCTCTTTCTGCCTCCATCCCAACACCTCCTCCAACGCGGCCTAAGCCACCATCCCGCTCCTCGTCGCTGCAGAAAATCAGCTCGGCtcattcctctgcttcttcGTTGGTGCCAGGCTTACCTTCCCCAGATGTGAACATGCTGGCTCATCTAAAACCCAAACGCCCTATCCACATCTCACCTTCCGGCTCCAATGCTGACAGCGCTCCATCGCCAGCCCTTTCTTACTCCCCTACAGGATCCgtttcagcctcctccagcccaGCAAACACCCCCAAACTGAACCCGTCAGTACAGGAAAGCAGAGTCCACAGCACTCATGACTTAAAAACACTGTGGGCCGACACGAGCCAGAAACACGATGTGCCCTGTCCTGCTAGTTTACTACGAGGTGGGAATAAAAAAATGAGCACAGTTCAGAAGGATGTCTTGGGTTTGTTAAGTCTCTCACCAAGACATCAGCCtgtcaggaaaaacacagaggcaCCTGAGGACCAAAACCTTGAGCACAGACCAAATGGTCAACCAAAGCTGGAGGCAAAGCCACATCCAAGCCCACATTCTAACTCCAAAGGAGGCATCAAGCTTCCCTCTGGGAACGGCTACAAGTTGCTCTCGCCTGgacatttctttccatcttcTAAGTGTTGA